The following nucleotide sequence is from Mesorhizobium sp. J8.
CGTTTGGGAACGCGAAGAACCGGTCATAACATTGGGGGTGACGGGCTCGATCAATTCGACCGCAAGTAGCCCGGAGGAAGGCAAAAGCTGCCTCGCACGGATCAAGAACGGGATCGCTTTGGATTAAGAGCCGCGTTCGTCAGCGGTATGAGGCGGCCAGGCTTGATCGCCATTGAGCAGTAGGCGTTTTTCCCGGCGCCGTTGCACGGAGGAGGGGATATTCATCGCTTCGCGATATTTTGTGACGGTGCGGCGCGCAACATTGATGCCGGTTTCCTTCAGCCGGACGGCGATGTCATCATCGGAGAGCACGTCACGAGGCGACTCTTGAGCAACTATCGACTTGATCTGGTGCCGGACGGCTTCGGCGGAGTGCGCGTCACCGCCTTGGCAGGAGGCAATCGCCACCGTGAAAAAATACTTCAGTTCGAATACACCGCGTGGCGTGAGCATATACTTGTTCGAGGTCACCCGGCTCACCGTCGACTCGTGCACGTTGATCGCCTCAGCGACAGTCCTGAGATTGAGAGGCCGCAGATGCGCGACGCCGTGTTCCAAGAAGGCATCCTGTTGGCGCACGATTTCAGTCGCAACCTTAAGAATCGTCTTGGCACGCTGATCGAGGCTGCGGATCAACCAGTTCGCATTTTGCAGGCATTCGTTCAGAAACGCTTGGTCTTTCGAATTCTGCGCCGTGTGTCGCGAGACTTCCGCATAGTAGGTTTGGTTGATCAAAACCTTGGGCAGCGCGTCCGGGTCAAGTTCGACCTGCCATCCACCTCCGGGCGAGGGCGTGACCCACACGTCGGGTACAATGGTTTCCGGCGCTCCAGATTGGAAGCGGTTTCCAGGCTTGGGATCGAGCGCACGGATTTCATGCAACATCTCGAGAAGATCGTCTTCGTCGACGCAGCAGCGCTGCTTCAATGCCTGAAAATCGCGTCGCGCAAGCTTCTCAAGATTGGCAACCAAAGCGGCCATCGCCGGGTCGAACCGGTCTCGCTGGCGCAACTGGATCTCGAGACATTCGCCGAGGGTGCGCGCAAAAATTCCCGGCGGATCAAAGTGCTGCAAGGTTGCGAGAACCCGTTCCACATCCGTTTCCCGCGCACCTACTCTGCCGGCGAGTTCCAGAAGATCTACCCGAAGATAGCCGGTGTCCTCTAGATGAGCGGCAAGCTCGCCGGCAATCAGCCGCTCCTGTGGTGTGAATGCGGTCAGCGCGATCTGACGAGCGACATGGTCATGCAGTGTTTCTATGCAGGCGGCGAACTCGTCCAGGGCAGGCCGACCACCCTCGGGGACATTCGTCGTGTTGCGCAGCGACTTCCATTCCCCGAGCCGCTCGGGGGACTCCGCGCTCGTAGGCTTAACAGTGACGTTTTCGCTTGCGCCGGTGTACTGATCCTCTCCTGAGTTCGGCAAAACATCGCCAAGAGCCTCGCCGTCGTTTGAAGCAGGCTCCAAAAGCGGATTCTTCTCGAGTTCCTGCTCCACGAATTGATGCAGCTCGGCGCGAGCCAGTTGCAGCAGGCGAATCGACTCAATGAGCTGAGGCGATGCCACCATTGATTGCTTCTGGCGTTGAAGCAGCCTTGCCGAGGACAGCATGTTGAGCGCGAAACTCCTATCGAGGAGGCTCTTGGCCGTGTGTAATGGGCTGCCAGACGTTCACTCGGTCATGCGGCGGCCTTCAGCGTCTCAAGAACGTTTTGCGGGGATGAGATGTCATAGGGATCGGTCTCGCAGTTGTCGGAAAAACCTTCTTCCTCGAACCACTGGTCCACCTCGCCGTCGTTGATCAGAGCGGCGTAGCGCCAGGAGCGCAGTCCGAAGCCGAGATTGTCCTTCGCAACCAGCATGCCCATTTTGCGCGTGAACTCGCCGGAGCCGTCCGGGATTAGCTCGACCTTCTGGAGGCCTAAAGATTTGCCCCACGCATTCATGACGAAGGCATCGTTGACGGAGATGCAGTAGATTGCGTCAATTCCCTCCTTCTTGAACTCGTCATAGAGTTTTTCGAAATCGGGTAGCTGGTAGGTCGAGCACGTAGGGGTAAAGGCGCCAGGCAGCGAAAACAGGATGACGCACTTGCCGCCGAAATAGTCATCGGATGTCTTGTCTTCCCAGCGGTATGGATTTGGCCCCTCGATAGACTCATCGCGAACACGGGTGCGAAAGGTAACGAAGGGAACCTTCTTCGTGAGGGTCATCAAGTTGCTCCTTTAACAAGAGGGCATGGCTTCTGGGCAGGAGCCGACGCAACGTCGACTCGGCCGGCATGCCGGAAATGAGATGAAGGCCTTGGCGGCTTCCAAATCGCTCTTCCATCCGGTTTGTACGGAAAGGCCTTGGCCCATCCTCTTCGTGATCCGAATGGCCGGATCGATATGAGTGATTTGGGCGGATCGAACAACCCATTTACGGCAAATGGCACTGGTCGGATACCGATAACCCGCTGCTTCTCCTCAACGAGAAGGTAGCGGTGGTCGACAGTATGAAAGTCGAAATGGGCGTGTGGCGCCGCGACTGTGACGTCGTGCAGGAGCCTCGCCTCACGAAACTGATTGAGCGCTTTGCGGGCGGTTGCCGGTGAGGCGCCGACATTGATTGCAGGTACCCTTTGAGGGAGCACCTTGACATTCACATGCTGATGGGGACCGGCAAGTAGCAGTTGGGCCAAGGTCACGCGCTTGGATATTGTCCTGCGACCAGACGTGCGCAGAAGAGCTAGCGAGCACGGACGTCTGAAGGGAACGACCTCCCGACGGTTATTCGCAAGGGAGGCCGTCGCTTCAGGCGTTTGTCTGGAGCGTCGCCTTTCAGCCATGGTTCGCTCATGCCTTGTCTGTGGTTCGATGGTTCTGATGAGTTGGCGCAAATGCCATGCCATCTGGCTTCGATTTCGCTTTGAACAGAAGGATCACGCCTTCGCAGTAGCCACGGGGCAAAACCTGCAGGGTAAGTCGATCTGCTAGACTCGCCGGACCGCGTAACTCAAAGCCCGTCCGCCGCGG
It contains:
- the rpoN gene encoding RNA polymerase factor sigma-54, whose product is MLSSARLLQRQKQSMVASPQLIESIRLLQLARAELHQFVEQELEKNPLLEPASNDGEALGDVLPNSGEDQYTGASENVTVKPTSAESPERLGEWKSLRNTTNVPEGGRPALDEFAACIETLHDHVARQIALTAFTPQERLIAGELAAHLEDTGYLRVDLLELAGRVGARETDVERVLATLQHFDPPGIFARTLGECLEIQLRQRDRFDPAMAALVANLEKLARRDFQALKQRCCVDEDDLLEMLHEIRALDPKPGNRFQSGAPETIVPDVWVTPSPGGGWQVELDPDALPKVLINQTYYAEVSRHTAQNSKDQAFLNECLQNANWLIRSLDQRAKTILKVATEIVRQQDAFLEHGVAHLRPLNLRTVAEAINVHESTVSRVTSNKYMLTPRGVFELKYFFTVAIASCQGGDAHSAEAVRHQIKSIVAQESPRDVLSDDDIAVRLKETGINVARRTVTKYREAMNIPSSVQRRREKRLLLNGDQAWPPHTADERGS
- a CDS encoding peroxiredoxin; translated protein: MTLTKKVPFVTFRTRVRDESIEGPNPYRWEDKTSDDYFGGKCVILFSLPGAFTPTCSTYQLPDFEKLYDEFKKEGIDAIYCISVNDAFVMNAWGKSLGLQKVELIPDGSGEFTRKMGMLVAKDNLGFGLRSWRYAALINDGEVDQWFEEEGFSDNCETDPYDISSPQNVLETLKAAA